In Hirundo rustica isolate bHirRus1 chromosome 2, bHirRus1.pri.v3, whole genome shotgun sequence, one genomic interval encodes:
- the KCNJ15 gene encoding ATP-sensitive inward rectifier potassium channel 15 isoform X2, whose translation MSLFRALKKTCSLIKKSLFSRQTSEAVRMEPTRINMSRVPLVGAGIDGAMLKAHKPRVMSKSGHSNVRIDKVDGIYLLYLQDLWTTVIDMKWRYKLTLFAATFVMTWFLFGVIYYAIAFLHGDLEMNKFSPKREPCVKNVDSLTGAFLFSLESQTTIGYGFRFITEECPHAIFLLVAQLVITTLIEIFITGTFLAKIARPKKRAETIKFSHCAVITKHNGELCLVIRVANMRKSLLIQCQLSGKLLQTYETKEGERILLNQASVKFNVDSSSESPFLILPLTFYHILDESSPLRDLTPQNLKEKDFELVVLLNATVESTSAVCQSRTSYIPEEIHWGYEFVPVVSLSPNGKYVADFSQFEKIRRSTDSTFYSVDSEKQKLEEKYRQEDQRERELRTMLLQQSNV comes from the exons ATGTCTCTCTTCAGGGCATTAAAGAAAACCTGCTCACTAATCAAAAAGAGCCTCTTCTCTAGACAAAc GTCTGAAGCggtgaggatggagcccacGAGGATCAACATGTCCCGCGTGCCCCTGGTCGGGGCAGGCATCGACGGCGCCATGCTCAAGGCACACAAACCCCGCGTGATGTCCAAGAGCGGCCACAGCAACGTCAGGATAGACAAGGTGGATGGCATTTACCTGCTCTACCTGCAGGACCTCTGGACCACGGTCATAGACATGAAGTGGAGGTACAAACTCACCCTGTTTGCTGCTACTTTCGTCATGACCTGGTTCCTCTTCGGGGTGATCTACTACGCCATCGCTTTCCTCCACGGGGACTTGGAGATGAACAAGTTCTCCCCGAAGCGGGAGCCGTGCGTGAAGAACGTGGATTCCCTGACTGGGGCGttcctcttctccctggagTCCCAGACAACTATTGGCTATGGATTTCGTTTCATCACCGAGGAGTGTCCCCACGCCATCTTCTTGCTCGTGGCGCAGCTGGTCATCACCACCCTGATTGAGATCTTCATCACGGGGACCTTCCTGGCCAAGATCGCCAGGCCgaaaaaaagggcagaaacGATCAAATTCAGCCACTGTGCTGTCATCACCAAACACAACGGGGAGCTTTGCCTGGTGATCAGAGTGGCCAACATGAGGAAGAGCCTCCTGATACAGTGCCAGCTCTCTGGGAAGCTTCTTCAGACCTACGAAACCAAAGAAGGGGAGAGGATTCTGCTGAACCAAGCCAGCGTCAAATTCAACGTTGACTCCTCTTCGGAGAGCCCGTTTCTCATTTTGCCTTTAACCTTCTACCACATTTTGGATGAAAGCAGCCCCCTGAGAGACCTCACGCCTCAGAACCTCAAGGAGAAGGACTTTGAGCTTGTGGTGCTCCTGAATGCCACGGTGGAGTCCACCAGTGCTGTTTGCCAGAGCAGGACTTCCTACATCCCCGAGGAGATCCACTGGGGCTACGAGTTCGTGCCTGTGGTTTCCCTCTCTCCAAATGGAAAGTACGTGGCGGATTTCAGCCAGTTCGAGAAGATCAGGAGGAGCACAGATTCCACTTTTTACAGTGTGgactctgaaaagcaaaagctggAGGAGAAATACAGGCAGGAGGACCAAAGAGAGAGGGAACTGAGAACAATGTTGTTACAGCAGAGTAATGTTTGA
- the KCNJ15 gene encoding ATP-sensitive inward rectifier potassium channel 15 isoform X1, with protein MREERFCVCASWLPENALPGSSGDVLLRSLPAGMTLMSRCSCLVVWSEAVRMEPTRINMSRVPLVGAGIDGAMLKAHKPRVMSKSGHSNVRIDKVDGIYLLYLQDLWTTVIDMKWRYKLTLFAATFVMTWFLFGVIYYAIAFLHGDLEMNKFSPKREPCVKNVDSLTGAFLFSLESQTTIGYGFRFITEECPHAIFLLVAQLVITTLIEIFITGTFLAKIARPKKRAETIKFSHCAVITKHNGELCLVIRVANMRKSLLIQCQLSGKLLQTYETKEGERILLNQASVKFNVDSSSESPFLILPLTFYHILDESSPLRDLTPQNLKEKDFELVVLLNATVESTSAVCQSRTSYIPEEIHWGYEFVPVVSLSPNGKYVADFSQFEKIRRSTDSTFYSVDSEKQKLEEKYRQEDQRERELRTMLLQQSNV; from the exons ATGCGAGAGGAACGTTTTTGCGTGTGTGCGAGCTGGCTCCCTGAGAATGCGCTCCCTGGAAGCAGCGGCGATGTGCTGCTTAGATCCCTGCCTGCTGGAATGACCTTAATGTCAAGGTGTTCATGCTTGGTGGTTTG GTCTGAAGCggtgaggatggagcccacGAGGATCAACATGTCCCGCGTGCCCCTGGTCGGGGCAGGCATCGACGGCGCCATGCTCAAGGCACACAAACCCCGCGTGATGTCCAAGAGCGGCCACAGCAACGTCAGGATAGACAAGGTGGATGGCATTTACCTGCTCTACCTGCAGGACCTCTGGACCACGGTCATAGACATGAAGTGGAGGTACAAACTCACCCTGTTTGCTGCTACTTTCGTCATGACCTGGTTCCTCTTCGGGGTGATCTACTACGCCATCGCTTTCCTCCACGGGGACTTGGAGATGAACAAGTTCTCCCCGAAGCGGGAGCCGTGCGTGAAGAACGTGGATTCCCTGACTGGGGCGttcctcttctccctggagTCCCAGACAACTATTGGCTATGGATTTCGTTTCATCACCGAGGAGTGTCCCCACGCCATCTTCTTGCTCGTGGCGCAGCTGGTCATCACCACCCTGATTGAGATCTTCATCACGGGGACCTTCCTGGCCAAGATCGCCAGGCCgaaaaaaagggcagaaacGATCAAATTCAGCCACTGTGCTGTCATCACCAAACACAACGGGGAGCTTTGCCTGGTGATCAGAGTGGCCAACATGAGGAAGAGCCTCCTGATACAGTGCCAGCTCTCTGGGAAGCTTCTTCAGACCTACGAAACCAAAGAAGGGGAGAGGATTCTGCTGAACCAAGCCAGCGTCAAATTCAACGTTGACTCCTCTTCGGAGAGCCCGTTTCTCATTTTGCCTTTAACCTTCTACCACATTTTGGATGAAAGCAGCCCCCTGAGAGACCTCACGCCTCAGAACCTCAAGGAGAAGGACTTTGAGCTTGTGGTGCTCCTGAATGCCACGGTGGAGTCCACCAGTGCTGTTTGCCAGAGCAGGACTTCCTACATCCCCGAGGAGATCCACTGGGGCTACGAGTTCGTGCCTGTGGTTTCCCTCTCTCCAAATGGAAAGTACGTGGCGGATTTCAGCCAGTTCGAGAAGATCAGGAGGAGCACAGATTCCACTTTTTACAGTGTGgactctgaaaagcaaaagctggAGGAGAAATACAGGCAGGAGGACCAAAGAGAGAGGGAACTGAGAACAATGTTGTTACAGCAGAGTAATGTTTGA
- the KCNJ15 gene encoding ATP-sensitive inward rectifier potassium channel 15 isoform X3, translated as MEPTRINMSRVPLVGAGIDGAMLKAHKPRVMSKSGHSNVRIDKVDGIYLLYLQDLWTTVIDMKWRYKLTLFAATFVMTWFLFGVIYYAIAFLHGDLEMNKFSPKREPCVKNVDSLTGAFLFSLESQTTIGYGFRFITEECPHAIFLLVAQLVITTLIEIFITGTFLAKIARPKKRAETIKFSHCAVITKHNGELCLVIRVANMRKSLLIQCQLSGKLLQTYETKEGERILLNQASVKFNVDSSSESPFLILPLTFYHILDESSPLRDLTPQNLKEKDFELVVLLNATVESTSAVCQSRTSYIPEEIHWGYEFVPVVSLSPNGKYVADFSQFEKIRRSTDSTFYSVDSEKQKLEEKYRQEDQRERELRTMLLQQSNV; from the coding sequence atggagcccacGAGGATCAACATGTCCCGCGTGCCCCTGGTCGGGGCAGGCATCGACGGCGCCATGCTCAAGGCACACAAACCCCGCGTGATGTCCAAGAGCGGCCACAGCAACGTCAGGATAGACAAGGTGGATGGCATTTACCTGCTCTACCTGCAGGACCTCTGGACCACGGTCATAGACATGAAGTGGAGGTACAAACTCACCCTGTTTGCTGCTACTTTCGTCATGACCTGGTTCCTCTTCGGGGTGATCTACTACGCCATCGCTTTCCTCCACGGGGACTTGGAGATGAACAAGTTCTCCCCGAAGCGGGAGCCGTGCGTGAAGAACGTGGATTCCCTGACTGGGGCGttcctcttctccctggagTCCCAGACAACTATTGGCTATGGATTTCGTTTCATCACCGAGGAGTGTCCCCACGCCATCTTCTTGCTCGTGGCGCAGCTGGTCATCACCACCCTGATTGAGATCTTCATCACGGGGACCTTCCTGGCCAAGATCGCCAGGCCgaaaaaaagggcagaaacGATCAAATTCAGCCACTGTGCTGTCATCACCAAACACAACGGGGAGCTTTGCCTGGTGATCAGAGTGGCCAACATGAGGAAGAGCCTCCTGATACAGTGCCAGCTCTCTGGGAAGCTTCTTCAGACCTACGAAACCAAAGAAGGGGAGAGGATTCTGCTGAACCAAGCCAGCGTCAAATTCAACGTTGACTCCTCTTCGGAGAGCCCGTTTCTCATTTTGCCTTTAACCTTCTACCACATTTTGGATGAAAGCAGCCCCCTGAGAGACCTCACGCCTCAGAACCTCAAGGAGAAGGACTTTGAGCTTGTGGTGCTCCTGAATGCCACGGTGGAGTCCACCAGTGCTGTTTGCCAGAGCAGGACTTCCTACATCCCCGAGGAGATCCACTGGGGCTACGAGTTCGTGCCTGTGGTTTCCCTCTCTCCAAATGGAAAGTACGTGGCGGATTTCAGCCAGTTCGAGAAGATCAGGAGGAGCACAGATTCCACTTTTTACAGTGTGgactctgaaaagcaaaagctggAGGAGAAATACAGGCAGGAGGACCAAAGAGAGAGGGAACTGAGAACAATGTTGTTACAGCAGAGTAATGTTTGA